The Rana temporaria chromosome 4, aRanTem1.1, whole genome shotgun sequence genome contains a region encoding:
- the LOC120937097 gene encoding uncharacterized protein LOC120937097, with the protein MTFQQFQLICDFYYLLNKAAHWQYEILDRLSIKDALWNETPMKESNRSQMVYISLLWRRQNHALLSQVSPHNPEDWLELAKLSSLLPESLRKKGMHLSSRCLLLWNILTSKSGQVHQSDLQQLISLKNTISKDPALEITSLDHSTYDFSVFPAKTRCDLKTLPHVGVQQTAPVEHLRNNEPSQSIHDLINPWLSLPLANFSNGPQQHVKMEYSAKQAINTFDQMYATKQIPDNHNPYFKSIGVQAIVCKPIGTRKNCGIQTDSCQSLSSTDEIIEHYPNKEDIFHSLTKHFCKIGAHSRTVLNRCHSEHSNCNRLIYREEEVLCNIEELLRRAEAILQEEEDVLNQKKSNTLPHDQQHLPGYHDSQNSIGVDQEYAFLEKKRCLDSAHPDTTKEYDEGLNMKNQRHLCNIIQELEKVYTIEECIMEENQKIRKFQELMQWELIDEQQTFYKQVKEKVFCFKSLEREVRQVENLEKNLPREDANKHKLKE; encoded by the exons GCTGCCCATTGGCAATATGAGATTTTAGATCGGCTTTCTATTAAAGATGCCTTGTGGAATGAGACACCTATGAAGGAAAGCAACAGAAGCCAGATGGTATACATTAGCCTTCTATGGAGAAGACAGAACCATGCTCTTTTATCTCAGGTGTCACCACACAATCCAGAGGACTGGCTAGAACTTGCCAAACTTTCTAGCCTACTTCCAGAAAGCTTAAGGAAAAAAGGGATGCACTTGTCTTCTAG GTGTCTTCTGCTGTGGAATATTTTGACGAGCAAATCTGGACAAGTCCATCAAAGTGACTTACAGCAACTTATATCCTTGAAGAACACTATTTCCAAAGACCCTGCCCTAGAGATAACTTCTTTAGATCATAGTACATATGATTTCTCAGTATTTCCAGCGAAAACTCGTTGTGACCTGAAAACTTTACCACATGTTGGGGTTCAACAAACTGCCCCTGTGGAACATTTAAGAAATAATGAACCTAGTCAGTCTATACATGATTTAATAAATCCATGGCTGAGCTTACCACTTGCCAACTTTTCTAATGGACCCCAACAACATGTTAAAATGGAATATAGTGCCAAGCAAGCTATAAACACATTTGATCAGATGTATGCTACAAAACAGATACCTGACAATCATAACCCTTATTTTAAGTCCATTGGTGTCCAGGCCATTGTTTGCAAGCCTATAGGAACTAGAAAAAACTGTGGAATCCAGACCGACAGTTGCCAGTCCCTCAGTTCCACAGATGAGATAATAGAACATTACCCAAACAAAGAGGACATCTTTCATAGCTTAACtaaacatttttgtaaaataggTGCCCATTCAAGAACTGTTTTGAACCGTTGCCATTCTGAGCACTCCAATTGCAATCG ACTAATATACAGGGAAGAAGAAGTCCTCTGCAATATCGAAGAGCTGCTGAGACGTGCTGAAGCTATACTTCAG GAGGAAGAAGATGTACTTAATCAAAAAAAATCTAACACCTTACCACATGACCAGCAACACCTGCCAGGATACCACGACTCTCAAAAT AGCATAGGAGTGGATCAAGAATAcgcttttctagaaaaaaaaagatgcttggATTCAGCTCATCCAGATACTACCAAAGAATACGATGAAGGCttgaacatgaaaaaccaaaggCATCTGTGTAACATCATCCAGGAACTGGAAAAAGTATATACCATTGAAGAGTGCATTATGGAGGAAAACCAAAAGATAAGGAAATTCCAGGAACTGATGCAATGGGAGCTTATTGACGAACAGCAGACTTTTTATAAACAAgtgaaagaaaaagttttttgttttaagtCACTTGAAAGAGAAGTACGTCAGGTAGAAAACCTGGAGAAAAATTTGCCAAGGGAGGATGCAAATAAGCACAAACTAAAAGAGTAa
- the LOC120937099 gene encoding uncharacterized protein LOC120937099 — MDRLRQMINKLGKRLSSNKLLKCVLLNTAVELFGCMNSPSFITPNQSYYWENFDHYPTLPGAYSQSPEFTDTALSTESLDTLQNLERDALSCTAADNDSMIDTEPQVTQQIFYFLVPVDLISHVVLQDYCDTEIVYDLLNCVQEIDITPSIAWDSYDLHESNKKKSCVLGNETIWTLDDGDAEISFSLNDLLSYVDGIDATPSIFWDSYDLHESNQEMSCAPENNWSTSHEEFCSYDDLMLMDASTLFEDREKPVSSTPWLCRRRKKCLELF; from the exons ATGGACCGTTTAAGGCAAATGATAAACAAACTTGGCAAGCGTTTGTCCTCAAACAAGCTCTTAAAG TGTGTTTTGTTGAACACTGCAGTTGAACTCTTTGGTTGTATGAACTCTCCCTCGTTTATTACACCAAATCAAAGCTATTATTGG GAGAACTTTGATCACTATCCTACACTACCAGGTGCATACTCACAATCTCCTGAATTCACTGACACCGCTTTATCAACAGAAAG cttgGACACCTTGCAGAATTTAGAAAGGGATGCCTTGTCATGCACGGCTGCAGATAATGACTCAATGATTGATACTGAGCCACAGGTTACACAACAGATCTTCTATTTCTTGGTTCCTGTAGATTTAATTTCACATGTAGTCTTACAGGACTATTGTGATACAGAAATTGTGTATGATTTACTGAATTGTGTACAAGAAATTGATATTACACCTAGTATCGCCTGGGACAGTTATGATCTCCATGAATCAAACAAGAAAAAGAGTTGTGTGCTTGGAAATGAAACCATATGGACCCTGGATGATGGCGATGCAGAAATCTCCTTCTCCTTGAATGATTTACTGAGCTATGTAGATGGAATAGATGCTACACCTAGTATCTTCTGGGACAGTTATGATCTCCATGAATCCAACCAGGAAATGAGTTGTGCACCTGAAAATAA CTGGAGCACATCGCATGAAGAATTCTGCAGCTATGATGATTTGATGCTCATG gatgcaTCCACGCTATTTGAAGATAGGGAGAAACCAGTGTCTTCTACACCATGGCTttgtagaagaagaaaaaagtgcCTTGAATTGTTTTAG